ATATTGCCAAACGTGAAGGCACGCCCTTGCCTCACCTCTGTTCCGGCTATCACCAATATAACAAAGCCGATGGCAACTGCCGCCTGTGTGTGGTGGAAGTGGAAGGAGAACGCACACTCACTGCGGCCTGCATGCGAAAACCAACCGAGGGCATGGTGGTTCATACCCATTCTGAACGGGTGATGAAATCACGCAAAATGGTGATGGAACTGCTGCTTGCTGATATGCCTGCACGCGGGGAATGCCCGGACCCTGCCTCTCATTTCTGGAAAATGGCCGATGATGTCGGCGTCGCCAGCTCACGCTTTGGAAAAACAAAAACAGCAACAACAGATATCTCCCACCCCGCCATTGCCGTTAATCTGGAAGCCTGTATTCATTGCACCAACTGTGTGCGTGCCTGTCAGGACCTGCAAAGCAATGATGTCTTGGGCATGGCAAAACGGGGCAGTCACAGCACCATCAATTTTGATCAACAAGACCCTGTCTTTGACAGCAGTTGTGTCGCTTGCGGTGAATGTGTGCAATCCTGCCCGACAGGGGCGCTCCTGCCCCGTGATCCACAAACAGGAAAAACCATTCTGAGCGGGGATGAAGACCGTAGCGTTAACTCCCTGTGTCCTTTCTGTGGGGTCGGCTGTCAGTTGACCTATTATATCAAGGAAGATCGCCTGATCCGGGTTGAAGGGCGCAACGGCCCTGCCAATGAAAACAAACTCTGTGTCAAAGGGCGTTTCGGCTTTGACTATATCCATCATCCCCAGCGTCTAACCCGTCCTTTGATACGTAAAGAAGATGCCCTCAAAGAAGAAATTGATCCGGCCAACCCGTTAACCCATTTCAGGGAAGCGAGCTGGGAAGAAGCTTTGGCAAAAACCGCAGAAGGTTTTCAACGTTTTCAGCCCAATGAGCTTGCCGGATTTGGGTCTGCCAAAGGGTCTAATGAAGAAGCATATCTCTTCCAAAAGCTGATCCGCACAGGTTTTGGCACCAATAATGTAGATCACTGTACACGGCTGTGTCATGCCTCATCGGTTGCCGCACTCATGGAAGGGATCGGCTCTGCTGCCGTAAGTGCCCCTTTTATGGATGTGCTTAAGGCAAATATGATAATTATCATAGGATCAAGACCCGCACAAAACCACCCGGTTGCCGCCACTTACATCAAAGAAGCCGTCAAGCAAGGAGCCAAGCTGGTGGTGATGGACCCACGCGGCCAGGGCATGACCCGTTTTGCCGACCATATGGTTCAATTCAAGTCCGGTTGTGATGTTCCCTTGCTCAATGCCATGATCCACACGATTATCAAGGAGGACCTTGTTAATCCTGAATATGTTAATCAGCATACAGAAGACTTTGATAAACTGTGCAATAAAATCAAAGACTTCTCTCCTGAGGAGATGTCCCCAATCTGTGGTATCGAAGCCGAAGAGATCAAGGAAATTGCGCGTGCTTATGCCACAGCAGAACGTTCTATCATTTTCTGGGGCATGGGGGTCACACAACATGTGCATGGCACGGATAATGCCCGTTGCCTTATCACTCTTGCCCTGATCACAGGCCAGATTGGACGGGAAGGAACAGGGCTGCATCCCTTACGTGGACAAAATAACGTACAAGGGGCTTCTGACAGTGGCTTGATCCCCATGGTTTATCCGAACTATCAGCCCGTCAATGATCCAAAAACCCATCAATACTTTGAAGACTTCTGGGAAACAGACCTTGATCCAGAACCGGGGCTGACGGTCATTGAAATCATGCATGCCATTCAGGCAGGGAAAATCAAATCCATGTATATCATGGGAGAAAACCCGGCCATGTCTGACCCGGATGCCAATAAAACGCGCAAAGCTTTAGCAATGCTGGACCATTTGGTGGTTCAGGATATTTTCCTGACCGAAACAGCCATGTATGCAGACATCATCCTGCCTGCCAGTGCTTTCCCTGAAAAAACGGGGACCTTTACCAATACCAACCGTCAGGTCCAGTTGGGCCGACAAGCCGTCCCAACGCCCGGTGACGCCCGACAAGACCTGTGGATTATTTGTGAAATTGCCAAACGTCTTGGCCTCAACTGGTCCTATCAAGGGGCAAAAGAGGTTTATGCGGAAATGCTTCACCTCATGCCTTCCCTTGCCGGTATTACATGGGAACGTCTGGAAAATGAAAACAGCATCACCTATCCCAACGGCCAGTCCGTCTTGTTTGGTGATGGTTTCCCGACAGAAAGTGGCAAGGGCCGCATCGTGCCCACCGATCTTGTTGCCCCGGACGAAGTGCCTGATGGGGACTATCCTTTTGTTTTAACAACAGGGCGGATGCTGGAACATTGGCACACCGGGGCAATGACCCGACGCGCAGGCGTTCTGGATAAAATTGAATCAACCCCTGTTGCCAGCCTGCACCCCAAAGATATGGGCAATATGAAAATTGAGGCTGGCGACCTGATCACCGTGACAACACGGCGTGGCAAGCTTGACATTCATGCCCGTGCAGACCGGGACATCCCCCCCGGCATGGTGTTTATTCCTTTTTGCTTTAAAGAAGCTGCTGCCAACCTTTTAACCAACCCACAACTTGACCCTTTTGGGAAAATTCCAGAAGTCAAAACCTGTGCAGCCAAGGTTGTGAAAGCTAACGGGTAATCACACCTTCATAGCCGCTGAGATACCCAGCTTTAAGCTCATAGCCCAACAAGCGGTTTTGGTCATAACGACCCGGCATGCGCAAATGCCAGGTCGGCTTGGCGCTAAAGCCCACCCGTTCATAATAAGGTGCATCTCCGACCAGCACAATCCCCCCATGTCCCGCCGCTGTTGCCAGATCAATCACACAGTGCAACATGGCTTTGCCCAGCCCCAGTCCATGCAAGGTTGGGTCAACGGCTAGAGGGCCAAGCAACAAGGCATCCCCAGCCTCACCAGCCTGAATGGGCCAAAGACGCACCGTCCCGACCAATTTATCCTCTAAAAAAGCGACAAGAGACAGATCAAGAAGGGGATCGCGCCCCAGACGGAGCTGATGGGATGATTTCGTGGTCCAGTTTTCCCCCAATGCGCGCGTAAC
This sequence is a window from Terasakiella sp. SH-1. Protein-coding genes within it:
- the fdhF gene encoding formate dehydrogenase subunit alpha translates to MTSFILNDKQITVRDDESLFDIAKREGTPLPHLCSGYHQYNKADGNCRLCVVEVEGERTLTAACMRKPTEGMVVHTHSERVMKSRKMVMELLLADMPARGECPDPASHFWKMADDVGVASSRFGKTKTATTDISHPAIAVNLEACIHCTNCVRACQDLQSNDVLGMAKRGSHSTINFDQQDPVFDSSCVACGECVQSCPTGALLPRDPQTGKTILSGDEDRSVNSLCPFCGVGCQLTYYIKEDRLIRVEGRNGPANENKLCVKGRFGFDYIHHPQRLTRPLIRKEDALKEEIDPANPLTHFREASWEEALAKTAEGFQRFQPNELAGFGSAKGSNEEAYLFQKLIRTGFGTNNVDHCTRLCHASSVAALMEGIGSAAVSAPFMDVLKANMIIIIGSRPAQNHPVAATYIKEAVKQGAKLVVMDPRGQGMTRFADHMVQFKSGCDVPLLNAMIHTIIKEDLVNPEYVNQHTEDFDKLCNKIKDFSPEEMSPICGIEAEEIKEIARAYATAERSIIFWGMGVTQHVHGTDNARCLITLALITGQIGREGTGLHPLRGQNNVQGASDSGLIPMVYPNYQPVNDPKTHQYFEDFWETDLDPEPGLTVIEIMHAIQAGKIKSMYIMGENPAMSDPDANKTRKALAMLDHLVVQDIFLTETAMYADIILPASAFPEKTGTFTNTNRQVQLGRQAVPTPGDARQDLWIICEIAKRLGLNWSYQGAKEVYAEMLHLMPSLAGITWERLENENSITYPNGQSVLFGDGFPTESGKGRIVPTDLVAPDEVPDGDYPFVLTTGRMLEHWHTGAMTRRAGVLDKIESTPVASLHPKDMGNMKIEAGDLITVTTRRGKLDIHARADRDIPPGMVFIPFCFKEAAANLLTNPQLDPFGKIPEVKTCAAKVVKANG
- a CDS encoding N-acetyltransferase, which translates into the protein MQWTIKTEADCPLPEDLILGLVTRALGENWTTKSSHQLRLGRDPLLDLSLVAFLEDKLVGTVRLWPIQAGEAGDALLLGPLAVDPTLHGLGLGKAMLHCVIDLATAAGHGGIVLVGDAPYYERVGFSAKPTWHLRMPGRYDQNRLLGYELKAGYLSGYEGVITR